AACATCAGTATTTTAATTAAAAAAGTAAAAAAAAATAGGGCAAAAAAAACAACATTGAACTTGCCCACATACCTTTGCCTTACTTACCCTAATACTAAAACAAACAAAAGGGAAAGTATAAATTAAACTAAATTACACAAATGACTATTTACATTGGAAACCTCAGCCATCAGGCTACCGAGGATGATTTGATGTCCCTGTTTTCACAACATGGTGAGGTAACATCAGCAAAGATCATCAAAGACAATTTCAGTGGCAGACCTCGTGGTTTTGCTTTTGTAGAAATGGCCGACGACGAGGC
This is a stretch of genomic DNA from Bacteroidota bacterium. It encodes these proteins:
- a CDS encoding RNA-binding protein, with amino-acid sequence MTIYIGNLSHQATEDDLMSLFSQHGEVTSAKIIKDNFSGRPRGFAFVEMADDEA